A single genomic interval of Spinacia oleracea cultivar Varoflay chromosome 6, BTI_SOV_V1, whole genome shotgun sequence harbors:
- the LOC110785656 gene encoding uncharacterized protein isoform X4 — protein MEMESERDGVDGVYEECYPSWNKHLLPILESLFPQPSKVEILVPACGESEMSLKLYDAGYEHITNIDSSRDVIRKMLKLHVNQPTLLWRVGDITDKLGSKPYYDVVIDKGALDGLTSSEDSYLNKVKNALKLGGKFISLTHFNRRAKALLLEVFSMGFRTTFHDLPEDNPATMMVTERVNFLLPYLLSIHDDKQVQATNPLLYQAISNENAKRQRVLDEMSLSVAEIESGVMGDPNVISIGRSFMVDWTGEAGLKYEVLVLDVKPPRHCFSWDIFFVPKLTSRLLDLSEPERLMICSHAQASRVYVVLLPKCVELLPTNELLRNFDMLFSKLAPQGSEDTVSLAINICNEKN, from the exons ATGGAAATGGAGAGTGAAAGAGATGGGGTTGATGGTGTTTATGAAGAATGCTATCCTAGTTGGAACAAGCATCTACTCCCTATCCTTGAGTCCTTATTCCCACAACCTTCAAAGGTGGAAATACTGGTTCCAGCCTGTGGGGAATCAGAAATGTCGTTGAAGCTCTATGATGCTGGATACGAGCATATAACTAACATCGATTCCTCTCGAGATGTCATCAGAAAGATGTTGAAACTTCATGTCAATCAACCTACTCTGTTGTGGAGGGTAGGTGACATAACTGACAAG CTTGGTAGTAAGCCCTATTATGATGTTGTGATTGACAAGGGGGCTTTGGATGGCTTAACTTCATCAGAGGATTCATACCTCAATAAG GTGAAAAATGCTTTAAAATTGGGAGGAAAATTCATCTCCTTAACGCATTTTAATAGAAGAGCCAAAG CCTTGCTTTTAGAGGTTTTCTCTATGGGATTCAGAACAACTTTTCATGATTTGCCAGAAGACAATCCTGCAACAATGATGGTTACTGAGAGAGTCAACTTCTTGCTGCCATATCTGTTATCAATACATGATGATAAACAAGTGCAG GCCACAAATCCACTTCTGTATCAAGCTATTTCTAATGAGAATGCAAAAAGACAACGTGTTTTAGATGAGATGTCGTTATCGGTTGCTGAAATAGAATCCGGTGTAATGGGTGATCCGAATGTTATTTCAATCGGTCGCTCATTTATGGTTGATTGGACTGGAGAAGCCGGCTTGAAGTACGAGGTTCTCGTTCTTGATGTCAAACCACCGCGACATTGTTTTTCATGGGACATCTTTTTTGTTCCGAAG TTGACATCAAGGCTATTGGATCTTAGTGAGCCTGAGAGGTTGATGATATGTAGTCATGCGCAAGCTTCTCGTGTATATGTG GTCTTGTTACCGAAGTGTGTAGAACTTCTCCCTACCAATGAacttttg CGTAATTTTGACATGCTTTTCTCGAAGCTAGCTCCTCAAGGTAGTGAAGATACTGTTAG TCTCGCCATAAACATatgcaatgagaaaaactga
- the LOC110785656 gene encoding uncharacterized protein isoform X2 has translation MEMESERDGVDGVYEECYPSWNKHLLPILESLFPQPSKVEILVPACGESEMSLKLYDAGYEHITNIDSSRDVIRKMLKLHVNQPTLLWRVGDITDKLGSKPYYDVVIDKGALDGLTSSEDSYLNKVKNALKLGGKFISLTHFNRRAKALLLEVFSMGFRTTFHDLPEDNPATMMVTERVNFLLPYLLSIHDDKQVQATNPLLYQAISNENAKRQRVLDEMSLSVAEIESGVMGDPNVISIGRSFMVDWTGEAGLKYEVLVLDVKPPRHCFSWDIFFVPKLTSRLLDLSEPERLMICSHAQASRVYVVLLPKCVELLPTNELLRNFDMLFSKLAPQGSEDTVSYLKLGARKSQNMNYYLFWRKRTYLKNLAINICNEKN, from the exons ATGGAAATGGAGAGTGAAAGAGATGGGGTTGATGGTGTTTATGAAGAATGCTATCCTAGTTGGAACAAGCATCTACTCCCTATCCTTGAGTCCTTATTCCCACAACCTTCAAAGGTGGAAATACTGGTTCCAGCCTGTGGGGAATCAGAAATGTCGTTGAAGCTCTATGATGCTGGATACGAGCATATAACTAACATCGATTCCTCTCGAGATGTCATCAGAAAGATGTTGAAACTTCATGTCAATCAACCTACTCTGTTGTGGAGGGTAGGTGACATAACTGACAAG CTTGGTAGTAAGCCCTATTATGATGTTGTGATTGACAAGGGGGCTTTGGATGGCTTAACTTCATCAGAGGATTCATACCTCAATAAG GTGAAAAATGCTTTAAAATTGGGAGGAAAATTCATCTCCTTAACGCATTTTAATAGAAGAGCCAAAG CCTTGCTTTTAGAGGTTTTCTCTATGGGATTCAGAACAACTTTTCATGATTTGCCAGAAGACAATCCTGCAACAATGATGGTTACTGAGAGAGTCAACTTCTTGCTGCCATATCTGTTATCAATACATGATGATAAACAAGTGCAG GCCACAAATCCACTTCTGTATCAAGCTATTTCTAATGAGAATGCAAAAAGACAACGTGTTTTAGATGAGATGTCGTTATCGGTTGCTGAAATAGAATCCGGTGTAATGGGTGATCCGAATGTTATTTCAATCGGTCGCTCATTTATGGTTGATTGGACTGGAGAAGCCGGCTTGAAGTACGAGGTTCTCGTTCTTGATGTCAAACCACCGCGACATTGTTTTTCATGGGACATCTTTTTTGTTCCGAAG TTGACATCAAGGCTATTGGATCTTAGTGAGCCTGAGAGGTTGATGATATGTAGTCATGCGCAAGCTTCTCGTGTATATGTG GTCTTGTTACCGAAGTGTGTAGAACTTCTCCCTACCAATGAacttttg CGTAATTTTGACATGCTTTTCTCGAAGCTAGCTCCTCAAGGTAGTGAAGATACTGTTAG TTATTTAAAACTAGGTGCACGAAAATCTCAGAACATGAATTACTATCTGTTTTGGAGGAAGAGGACATACTTGAAGAA TCTCGCCATAAACATatgcaatgagaaaaactga
- the LOC110785656 gene encoding uncharacterized protein isoform X3: MEMESERDGVDGVYEECYPSWNKHLLPILESLFPQPSKVEILVPACGESEMSLKLYDAGYEHITNIDSSRDVIRKMLKLHVNQPTLLWRVGDITDKLGSKPYYDVVIDKGALDGLTSSEDSYLNKVKNALKLGGKFISLTHFNRRAKALLLEVFSMGFRTTFHDLPEDNPATMMVTERVNFLLPYLLSIHDDKQVQATNPLLYQAISNENAKRQRVLDEMSLSVAEIESGVMGDPNVISIGRSFMVDWTGEAGLKYEVLVLDVKPPRHCFSWDIFFVPKLTSRLLDLSEPERLMICSHAQASRVYVVLLPKCVELLPTNELLRNFDMLFSKLAPQGSEDTVRCTKISEHELLSVLEEEDILEESRHKHMQ; this comes from the exons ATGGAAATGGAGAGTGAAAGAGATGGGGTTGATGGTGTTTATGAAGAATGCTATCCTAGTTGGAACAAGCATCTACTCCCTATCCTTGAGTCCTTATTCCCACAACCTTCAAAGGTGGAAATACTGGTTCCAGCCTGTGGGGAATCAGAAATGTCGTTGAAGCTCTATGATGCTGGATACGAGCATATAACTAACATCGATTCCTCTCGAGATGTCATCAGAAAGATGTTGAAACTTCATGTCAATCAACCTACTCTGTTGTGGAGGGTAGGTGACATAACTGACAAG CTTGGTAGTAAGCCCTATTATGATGTTGTGATTGACAAGGGGGCTTTGGATGGCTTAACTTCATCAGAGGATTCATACCTCAATAAG GTGAAAAATGCTTTAAAATTGGGAGGAAAATTCATCTCCTTAACGCATTTTAATAGAAGAGCCAAAG CCTTGCTTTTAGAGGTTTTCTCTATGGGATTCAGAACAACTTTTCATGATTTGCCAGAAGACAATCCTGCAACAATGATGGTTACTGAGAGAGTCAACTTCTTGCTGCCATATCTGTTATCAATACATGATGATAAACAAGTGCAG GCCACAAATCCACTTCTGTATCAAGCTATTTCTAATGAGAATGCAAAAAGACAACGTGTTTTAGATGAGATGTCGTTATCGGTTGCTGAAATAGAATCCGGTGTAATGGGTGATCCGAATGTTATTTCAATCGGTCGCTCATTTATGGTTGATTGGACTGGAGAAGCCGGCTTGAAGTACGAGGTTCTCGTTCTTGATGTCAAACCACCGCGACATTGTTTTTCATGGGACATCTTTTTTGTTCCGAAG TTGACATCAAGGCTATTGGATCTTAGTGAGCCTGAGAGGTTGATGATATGTAGTCATGCGCAAGCTTCTCGTGTATATGTG GTCTTGTTACCGAAGTGTGTAGAACTTCTCCCTACCAATGAacttttg CGTAATTTTGACATGCTTTTCTCGAAGCTAGCTCCTCAAGGTAGTGAAGATACTGTTAG GTGCACGAAAATCTCAGAACATGAATTACTATCTGTTTTGGAGGAAGAGGACATACTTGAAGAA TCTCGCCATAAACATatgcaatga
- the LOC110785656 gene encoding uncharacterized protein isoform X1 produces MEMESERDGVDGVYEECYPSWNKHLLPILESLFPQPSKVEILVPACGESEMSLKLYDAGYEHITNIDSSRDVIRKMLKLHVNQPTLLWRVGDITDKLGSKPYYDVVIDKGALDGLTSSEDSYLNKVKNALKLGGKFISLTHFNRRAKALLLEVFSMGFRTTFHDLPEDNPATMMVTERVNFLLPYLLSIHDDKQVQATNPLLYQAISNENAKRQRVLDEMSLSVAEIESGVMGDPNVISIGRSFMVDWTGEAGLKYEVLVLDVKPPRHCFSWDIFFVPKLTSRLLDLSEPERLMICSHAQASRVYVVLLPKCVELLPTNELLRNFDMLFSKLAPQGSEDTVSYLKLGARKSQNMNYYLFWRKRTYLKKLVPNKLRLVHEQLLLLLIFLYIKVISCFFSVSP; encoded by the exons ATGGAAATGGAGAGTGAAAGAGATGGGGTTGATGGTGTTTATGAAGAATGCTATCCTAGTTGGAACAAGCATCTACTCCCTATCCTTGAGTCCTTATTCCCACAACCTTCAAAGGTGGAAATACTGGTTCCAGCCTGTGGGGAATCAGAAATGTCGTTGAAGCTCTATGATGCTGGATACGAGCATATAACTAACATCGATTCCTCTCGAGATGTCATCAGAAAGATGTTGAAACTTCATGTCAATCAACCTACTCTGTTGTGGAGGGTAGGTGACATAACTGACAAG CTTGGTAGTAAGCCCTATTATGATGTTGTGATTGACAAGGGGGCTTTGGATGGCTTAACTTCATCAGAGGATTCATACCTCAATAAG GTGAAAAATGCTTTAAAATTGGGAGGAAAATTCATCTCCTTAACGCATTTTAATAGAAGAGCCAAAG CCTTGCTTTTAGAGGTTTTCTCTATGGGATTCAGAACAACTTTTCATGATTTGCCAGAAGACAATCCTGCAACAATGATGGTTACTGAGAGAGTCAACTTCTTGCTGCCATATCTGTTATCAATACATGATGATAAACAAGTGCAG GCCACAAATCCACTTCTGTATCAAGCTATTTCTAATGAGAATGCAAAAAGACAACGTGTTTTAGATGAGATGTCGTTATCGGTTGCTGAAATAGAATCCGGTGTAATGGGTGATCCGAATGTTATTTCAATCGGTCGCTCATTTATGGTTGATTGGACTGGAGAAGCCGGCTTGAAGTACGAGGTTCTCGTTCTTGATGTCAAACCACCGCGACATTGTTTTTCATGGGACATCTTTTTTGTTCCGAAG TTGACATCAAGGCTATTGGATCTTAGTGAGCCTGAGAGGTTGATGATATGTAGTCATGCGCAAGCTTCTCGTGTATATGTG GTCTTGTTACCGAAGTGTGTAGAACTTCTCCCTACCAATGAacttttg CGTAATTTTGACATGCTTTTCTCGAAGCTAGCTCCTCAAGGTAGTGAAGATACTGTTAG TTATTTAAAACTAGGTGCACGAAAATCTCAGAACATGAATTACTATCTGTTTTGGAGGAAGAGGACATACTTGAAGAAGTTAGTTCCAAATAAATTGAGATTAGTTCATGAACAACTCCTACTTCTGTTGATCTTCCTATATATCAAGGTGATTTCATGCTTTTTTTCAGTCTCGCCATAA